A genomic segment from Torulaspora globosa chromosome 3, complete sequence encodes:
- the PKP1 gene encoding protein kinase PKP1 (ancestral locus Anc_7.222) — protein sequence MHGLLLRVRPLLCRRLLQSLERRWAINGVARIKPLGHGVAIFHTESPVKAANGGEYKAASLSELGFKKHYKIRSNIELLIQDYAKKPIEPIGFEYLTHYKPPLRDNAEYMLSIKTVNLLLSYTCRQLDAIQRLPYIVVLNPNIEISNSLYLRTLETLISIEYPYGLQNRETMVKLLTTFLDEHQDTLVTLARGFQEVMECYPKESVFEFLNQHLRDRISMKLLATHYLSLLDQSKSDVAGNMIGVLHKNLKISGLIRQVSEYVNDMCFVKYDRTVPISILTGSDITFPCIPTSLEYVVTEVLKNSCRAHIESSNAGNALAEKPIEITIVRKDDELQIRVRDYGGGISPEVEEKMFDYSYSTVSERVKDTGAEAYMLPGEDVNNVCGMGFGLPMCKAYIEMFDGRLDIQSLLGWGTDVYIKVKGPSKEMMED from the coding sequence ATGCATGGTTTACTGCTTAGAGTGAGGCCGCTACTGTGCCGGAGACTCCTGCAGTCTCTCGAGCGTAGATGGGCAATCAATGGCGTAGCTAGGATCAAGCCATTAGGGCACGGAGTAGCGATATTCCATACAGAGTCGCCGGTGAAAGCTGCAAATGGTGGTGAATACAAGGCAGCTAGTCTGTCTGAGCTGGGATTTAAGAAACACTACAAAATACGGTCGAATATTGAATTACTCATACAAGATTACGCAAAGAAACCCATAGAGCCCATTGGCTTTGAGTATTTGACTCATTACAAGCCACCATTGAGAGATAATGCTGAGTACATGCTTAGCATAAAAACCGTTAATCTTTTGCTGTCCTACACCTGTCGGCAATTGGATGCGATACAAAGGCTTCCATACATTGTGGTGCTGAATCCCAACATCGAAATCAGCAACTCGCTGTACTTGAGGACTCTGGAAACATTGATTTCGATTGAGTATCCTTATGGCCTACAGAACCGAGAAACCATGGTCAAGCTACTGACCACGTTTTTGGATGAGCATCAGGACACTTTGGTGACGCTGGCACGGGGCTTCCAAGAAGTCATGGAGTGTTATCCCAAAGAGTCTGTTTTCGAGTTCTTGAATCAGCATCTGAGGGATAGgatatcgatgaaattACTGGCCACTCACTACCTATCCTTGCTTGATCAGTCCAAGAGTGATGTCGCAGGAAACATGATAGGTGTCTTACAcaaaaatttgaagatctctGGCCTGATACGCCAGGTTTCAGAGTACGTGAACGACATGTGTTTTGTGAAATATGACCGCACCGTACCCATATCAATCCTGACAGGCAGCGACATCACTTTCCCGTGCATACCGACTAGCTTGGAGTACGTCGTCACCGAAGTGCTGAAAAACTCCTGTCGAGCACACATCGAGAGTAGTAATGCAGGAAATGCCCTCGCCGAGAAGCCCATCGAGATAACTATAGTAAGGAAGGACGATGAATTACAAATAAGAGTCCGCGATTATGGAGGCGGAATCTCACCTGAGgtcgaagaaaagatgtTTGATTACTCCTACAGTACTGTGAGCGAGAGAGTCAAGGATACTGGGGCCGAGGCTTACATGCTGCCAGGTGAGGACGTAAACAACGTTTGCGGGATGGGCTTTGGACTGCCCATGTGTAAGGCATATATTGAGATGTTTGATGGCAGGCTGGACATTCAGAGTCTCCTAGGTTGGGGTACGGACGTTTACATCAAAGTAAAAGGACCGTCAAAGGAAATGATGGAGGATTGA
- the RSM18 gene encoding mitochondrial 37S ribosomal protein bS18m (ancestral locus Anc_7.223) has protein sequence MSQFFPQLRASAAGARMFSTSATRLNPGMKFMPSTKKQVEVDSIRKAENSKKVDPRLMKRFVRDSTYDPFDFSLGRIHLDRKHSSSNRSANDMFDKFGVNPLDLYTSPEVLSQFLSSTGKILHRDVTGLSAKNQRRVSKAIRRAQAIGLLSKTHRDVSFLPTRISGKL, from the coding sequence ATGTCTCAGTTCTTCCCCCAATTGCGTGCCTCTGCTGCCGGTGCCAGAATGTTCAGCACATCAGCAACGAGGTTGAACCCAGGAATGAAATTCATGCCAAGTACCAAGAAGCAGGTAGAGGTCGATTCTATCAGGAAAGCGGAAAATAGCAAGAAGGTGGACCCACGTCTAATGAAAAGATTCGTGAGAGATAGCACGTATGATCCGTTTGATTTTTCCTTAGGAAGAATACATCTTGATAGAAAGCACAGCTCATCCAACCGCTCTGCCAATGATATGTTTGACAAATTTGGTGTCAACCCCTTAGACTTATACACTAGTCCCGAGGTGCTCTCCCAATTTCTCTCTTCCACGGGCAAAATTCTTCACAGAGATGTTACAGGTTTATCAGCGAAGAACCAACGTCGTGTGTCCAAGGCGATAAGAAGAGCTCAAGCCATTGGTTTACTGTCGAAAACTCACAGAGATGTCTCATTTTTACCAACAAGAATTAGCGGTAAACTATAG
- the JHD1 gene encoding [Histone H3]-lysine-36 demethylase (ancestral locus Anc_7.224) yields the protein MDTCNYCQSNSPLETLWVQCDLCPQWVHVSCVPIKCIYYGPSKIPQRQVSEYPKVSKDIAGFHCSNHGSEGKLYVKAAKMKRRRSSDDQKTVNSPKKRYSLRSRQQIDYIALNEGDDVKLKHIHPHTDAFLDCFKRWENTTNFITAKNFHDKFASLREPLKIIDPQNSGMKTPKSSEGQPLTVEEISLILGDDYPVDVMDVQTQQNERWTMSRWNQYLTQTKAESRDRVRNVISLEVSHIKNLNIERPIAVEENDLVNVIWRSMGHGDEKPKVTRYVLMSAGNSYTDFHLDFAGTSVYYNLISGNKKFILFPPTESNLKKYADWCCDINQSAIFLGDLLTDGVAMELRAGDLFMIPSGFIHAVYTPVDSLIIGGNFLTVRDIETQLEVVRLERMTKVPKRFTFPNFDLVMGKCCEWFLSAAETDEEADRNLRDLISPKALHALIRYMEDPTTKYKPIHQPSKRMLIKRLQELNRI from the coding sequence ATGGATACATGTAACTATTGCCAATCAAATTCGCCGCTGGAAACGCTTTGGGTACAGTGCGATCTGTGTCCGCAATGGGTCCACGTCTCGTGCGTACCTATTAAATGTATTTATTACGGACCTTCGAAGATACCACAACGACAGGTTTCCGAGTATCCAAAGGTGTCAAAAGACATAGCTGGCTTCCACTGTAGCAATCATGGTTCCGAAGGGAAACTTTATGTCAAGGCCGCCAAaatgaagagaaggagaagcagTGATGATCAGAAAACAGTAAACTCGCCGAAAAAGCGATATAGTCTAAGAAGCAGGCAACAAATCGACTACATTGCACTCAACGAAGGCGACGATGTCAAGCTCAAGCACATACACCCACATACGGATGCCTTTCTGGATTGCTTCAAGCGTTGGGAGAATACAACAAACTTCATAACAGCGAAGAACTTCCATGACAAGTTTGCGAGCCTGCGGGAACCCCTGAAAATTATAGATCCTCAGAACTCCGGCATGAAAACACCGAAGTCGTCTGAAGGACAGCCGTTAACCGTCGAGGAAATTAGTCTTATCCTTGGCGATGACTATCCTGTGGATGTGATGGATGTTCAGACGCAGCAGAACGAAAGATGGACAATGTCACGATGGAACCAATATCTCACACAAACCAAAGCCGAAAGCAGAGACCGGGTGCGAAACGTGATATCTCTAGAGGTGTCGCACATAAAGAATTTGAATATTGAGAGACCGATAGCCGTGGAGGAGAACGATCTAGTGAACGTAATATGGAGATCGATGGGTCATGGAGACGAGAAACCAAAGGTAACTAGATATGTTCTCATGTCAGCAGGGAATTCCTATACAGATTTTCATTTGGACTTCGCTGGCACTTCTGTATACTATAACTTAATCTCGGGCAATAAAAAGTTTATTCTGTTCCCTCCGACGGAGtccaatttgaagaagtacGCGGACTGGTGCTGCGACATAAATCAGAGTGCCATTTTTCTGGGAGACTTGCTGACCGACGGTGTCGCCATGGAGCTGCGAGCGGGCGATCTTTTCATGATTCCCTCCGGATTCATCCACGCAGTATACACACCAGTGGACTCGCTTATCATTGGGGGTAATTTTCTAACAGTACGTGATATTGAGACACAGCTAGAAGTCGTTCGTCTGGAGAGAATGACCAAAGTACCGAAGAGATTCACGTTTCCCAACTTCGACCTCGTCATGGGCAAATGCTGCGAATGGTTCCTATCCGCGGCAGAAACAGATGAAGAGGCTGATCGGAACCTTAGAGATTTGATCTCACCAAAGGCTTTACATGCCCTTATTAGATACATGGAAGATCCGACGACGAAATACAAGCCGATTCACCAGCCTTCCAAAAGAATGCTGATAAAACGACTTCAGGAGCTCAATAGAATCTGA
- the CBR1 gene encoding cytochrome-b5 reductase (ancestral locus Anc_7.225) has protein sequence MVDNTCRIFLTAIVLVIVFFVRKLLSKRHQKSGVLIPDQFQEFPLILKTTLSHNTALYRFGLPGANDVLGLPIGQHISIRAVINGQEILRSYTPTSLDTDAKGYFELLVKTYEKGNISKVIGDLKIGDKIQVRGPKGFYGYMPNMYSHIGMVAGGTGISPMYQIIKAIATNPADRTKISLIYGNVTEEDILLKAELDAIVESNPEQFKIRYLLDKPPAEEWSGGVGYVTEAVMKEYLPSAEEQGVQLLLCGPRPMVSSVKKAAVELGFEKAKPVSKMGDQVFVF, from the coding sequence ATGGTTGATAACACTTGCCGTATCTTCCTTACGGCCATTGTATTGGTGATTGTTTTCTTTGTGAGAAAATTGCTCTCGAAGCGACACCAGAAGTCTGGAGTGCTGATCCCAGACCAGTTTCAGGAATTCCCATTGATTCTCAAGACTACTTTAAGTCATAATACAGCATTGTATCGGTTTGGTTTGCCTGGTGCCAATGATGTTCTCGGTTTACCCATTGGTCAGCACATTTCTATCAGGGCGGTGATCAATGGACAGGAAATTCTGCGCTCGTACACGCCTACTTCCCTCGATACTGACGCCAAGGGATACTTCGAGCTGTTGGTGAAAACTTACGAGAAAGGTAACATCTCGAAGGTTATCGGTGATCTGAAAATTGGTGATAAGATCCAGGTCCGTGGACCAAAGGGATTTTACGGATACATGCCAAACATGTATTCGCACATTGGAATGGTGGCTGGTGGTACAGGTATCTCGCCTATGTaccagatcatcaaggcGATTGCTACGAATCCCGCAGACAGAACAAAAATCTCACTTATTTACGGGAATGTGACCGAGGAAGATATTCTTTTGAAGGCAGAACTAGATGCCATTGTTGAGTCCAACCCAGAGCAATTCAAGATTCGCTACCTCCTAGACAAACCCCCAGCAGAGGAATGGTCAGGCGGGGTTGGATACGTCACGGAAGCTGTCATGAAAGAATATTTGCCCAGCGCGGAGGAGCAAGGTGTCCAGCTCTTATTGTGTGGACCTCGTCCAATGGTATCATCTGTGAAAAAGGCAGCCGTTGAATTGGGCTTCGAGAAAGCCAAACCAGTCTCCAAGATGGGCGATCAAGTCTTCGTCTTTTAA
- the HOM3 gene encoding aspartate kinase (ancestral locus Anc_7.226) codes for MTYQLSNWIVQKFGGTSVGKFPVEIVDEIIKFYTTEAGNNVAVVCSARSSYTKAEGTTSRLLRCCDLASQELDFTEVIEAVRQDHVQNAEIHIQNPVLQTKLIADTNKELDLVVRYLEASKVLGEVSARTSDLVMACGEKLSCLFIASLCNDRGCKAQFVDLTHLLPSDYNVSVIDNSFYTLLVECLKNKLKPFVNSKERIVPLLTGFFGLVPNGLLNAVGRGYTDLCAALIAVALNADELQVWKEVDGIFTADPRKVPQARLLNSVTPEEAAELTYYGSEVIHPFTMEQVIRAKIPIRIKNVQNPKGEGTVIYPDDMAKRGESTPPHPPEALSQSFFEKRRRGATAITTKNDIVVLNIHSNKKTLSHGFLAQIFTILDKYKLVVDLISTSEVHVSMALPIPDADSTRALKLAVEKLKSLGTVDIIRKMAIVSLVGKQMKQFIGIAGSMFTTLAENNINIEMISQGANEINISCVIDEANSLKALKSIHGKLLDEKPPSNSFEHAINERLEQIKKMDL; via the coding sequence ATGACGTACCAACTTTCCAATTGGATTGTTCAAAAATTTGGAGGTACTTCGGTGGGTAAATTCCCAGTCGAGATAGTCGACGAAATTATTAAATTCTATACTACGGAAGCTGGCAATAATGTTGCAGTTGTGTGTTCCGCCCGTTCATCGTATACTAAAGCCGAAGGTACCACTTCTCGTCTGCTGAGGTGCTGTGACCTTGCGTCCCAAGAACTGGATTTTACAGAGGTGATTGAAGCAGTGAGGCAGGATCATGTTCAGAATGCAGAGATTCACATACAGAACCCGGTTTTGCAGACTAAATTGATTGCTGACACgaacaaagagctggatTTGGTGGTCCGCTACTTGGAGGCTTCTAAGGTGTTGGGTGAAGTGAGCGCCAGGACGTCGGACTTGGTGATGGCTTGTGGCGAGAAGCTAAGTTGTTTGTTCATCGCTTCTTTGTGTAATGACCGTGGATGCAAGGCGCAGTTTGTTGACTTGACGCATCTTTTGCCTTCGGACTATAACGTTAGTGTCATCGACAATTCGTTCTACACTCTACTGGTGGAATGTCTGAAAAACAAACTTAAACCGTTCGTCAACTCCAAGGAAAGAATAGTGCCGTTGCTGACTGGTTTCTTTGGGTTGGTGCCTAACGGTTTGTTGAATGCTGTTGGTCGTGGTTACACCGATCTCTGTGCGGCTTTGATTGCAGTCGCATTGAATGCCGACGAATTGCAAGTTTGGAAAGAGGTCGACGGTATTTTTACCGCCGATCCCAGAAAGGTTCCTCAGGCACGTTTGTTGAACAGTGTCACACCTGAAGAAGCGGCGGAATTGACTTACTACGGTTCTGAAGTTATTCATCCTTTCACTATGGAACAAGTCATAAGGGCCAAGATTCCTATCAGAATTAAAAACGTTCAGAATCCAAAGGGTGAAGGTACCGTCATTTATCCTGATGACATGGCCAAGAGGGGCGAATCAACTCCTCCGCATCCACCAGAGGCTTTGTCTCAATccttcttcgagaagagaaggagggGTGCTACTGCAATCACAACTAAGAACGATATTGTGGTGCTGAATATCCATTCCAACAAGAAGACTTTGTCTCATGGTTTCTTGGCACAAATTTTCACCATTCTGGATAAATACAAATTGGTCGTCGATTTAATCTCAACTTCCGAAGTGCACGTCTCCATGGCGTTGCCTATTCCGGATGCTGACTCGACAAGGGCTCTCAAGCTTGCCGTTGAGAAACTTAAGTCACTGGGGACAGTCGACATCATCAGAAAAATGGCCATTGTCTCACTGGTCGGTAAACAAATGAAGCAATTTATCGGCATAGCCGGTAGCATGTTCACTACGTTGGCTGAAAATAACATCAACATCGAGATGATCTCTCAAGGTGCTAATGAAATTAATATTTCATGTGTTATCGACGAAGCGAACTCTCTTAAGGCTCTAAAATCCATTCACGGGAAGTTGTTGGACGAAAAGCCTCCTTCGAACTCATTCGAGCATGCCATCAACGAGCGGCTAgagcagatcaagaaaatggATCTGTAG
- a CDS encoding cytochrome b5-like heme/steroid binding domain-containing protein, whose protein sequence is MPVRRGSGVCQISQDGRPVDDVEEQKLPYITLAEVKRHNTPDDCWMIIHGGVYDVGRLLHKHPGGSQILLKYAGMDATLPFDDVGHSMESLKYDMPAGSLKGLLHPNDRPAGKQDRLSESEAADEKDDGADCITMAHNRSHECRMVLNKVYTVALYTTIIICVSLLLYTRLTWQYKMGAQHAMVHEIRHHVEDNFASPGTHLKARDDEFGIPAWAY, encoded by the coding sequence ATGCCTGTGCGTAGGGGAAGTGGTGTGTGTCAAATAAGCCAGGACGGCAGACCGGTCGACGATGTGGAGGAGCAAAAGCTGCCCTATATTACGTTAGCCGAAGTGAAGAGGCACAATACGCCGGATGATTGCTGGATGATAATTCACGGCGGGGTGTACGATGTTGGCCGTCTGCTCCATAAGCATCCGGGTGGATCGCAGATTCTGCTGAAATATGCTGGCATGGATGCCACGCTGCCTTTCGACGACGTAGGGCACTCTATGGAAAGTTTGAAGTATGACATGCCTGCAGGCTCGCTAAAGGGACTCCTCCACCCGAATGATAGACCAGCGGGAAAGCAAGACCGGCTTAGCGAGAGCGAAGCGGCCGACGAGAAGGACGACGGCGCGGACTGCATAACGATGGCCCATAATCGGTCACACGAGTGCCGAATGGTCCTGAACAAGGTCTACACAGTTGCCCTTTACACCACGATAATAATATGTGTCTCACTACTGCTATACACGAGACTGACGTGGCAGTACAAGATGGGAGCACAGCATGCCATGGTTCACGAGATACGACACCATGTGGAAGACAATTTTGCATCACCAGGTACTCACTTGAAAGCTCGCGACGACGAATTTGGTATACCGGCCTGGGCCTACTGA
- the AGE2 gene encoding GTPase-activating protein AGE2 (ancestral locus Anc_7.227), whose protein sequence is MSTAPPVKKALSGLLRDPKNNTCADCKAQSHPRWASWSLGVFICIKCAGTHRSLGTHISKVKSVDLDIWKEEHLEKLISLKNNDVANRYYEARLPESMRKPITDGSRLQLFIRNKYENKKWIGEQIPSINDKPAASASDSSKESVVSGSEPLTKQVSASNNLTSSTHSSLLNLQLSSAPKRTEETKRREEACGRPDLKKSILSLYSKAAHPNTNQSSLSSLSLSPAAPQAMSRNADSVKSLDDNELFKNVWST, encoded by the coding sequence ATGTCCACTGCGCCGCCTGTGAAGAAGGCGTTGTCCGGACTACTGCGTGATCCGAAGAACAACACATGCGCGGACTGTAAAGCGCAATCGCATCCTCGCTGGGCCTCGTGGTCTCTTGGGGTCTTCATTTGCATCAAGTGTGCCGGGACCCACAGGTCTCTCGGCACCCACATCTCGAAGGTGAAAAGCGTCGATCTCGACATCTGGAAAGAGGAACACCTGGAAAAGCTGATCAGCTTGAAGAATAACGACGTCGCCAACCGCTACTACGAGGCCAGACTTCCAGAGTCGATGAGAAAGCCCATCACCGACGGCAGCCGTCTGCAGCTGTTCATCAGAAACAAGTACGAAAACAAGAAATGGATCGGCGAACAGATACCTTCGATAAACGACAAGCCCGCGGCGTCGGCCTCcgacagcagcaaagaGAGCGTAGTCTCCGGCTCGGAGCCCCTCACGAAACAGGTCTCCGCCAGCAACAATCTGACGAGCAGCACGCATAGCAGTCTTTTGAACCTGCAGCTCTCCTCTGCACCGAAGCGGACCGAGGAGACCAAGCGAAGGGAGGAAGCGTGCGGCAGACCGGATCTGAAGAAGTCGATCCTTTCGCTGTATTCGAAAGCAGCCCACCCAAACACCAACCAAAGCTCGCTCTCCTCGCTATCGCTATCGCCCGCGGCTCCGCAAGCGATGAGCCGGAACGCAGACTCCGTCAAGTCGCTCGACGACAAcgagctcttcaaaaacGTTTGGTCCACATAA
- the PIC2 gene encoding Cu/Pi carrier (ancestral locus Anc_7.228) has protein sequence MKSDRKIQLYSSEFYAACTLGGIVACGPTHSAVTPLDLVKCRLQVDPTLYRSNLDGWKTIVRREGLAKVFTGFGATAIGYSLQGAGKYGGYEFFKHLYSHSVVSAETAARHSTLVYLAASATAEFIADVMLCPFEAIKVRQQTSMPPYCSNVFQGVSKLFATEGLAGFYKGIVPLWCRQIPYTMTKFTAFEKIVQAIYARLPARKSEMSPLQQISVSFAGGYLAGILCAVVSQPADVMVSKINSERKQGESMAEASRRIYKRIGFSGLWNGLLVRIVMIGTLTSFQWLTYDSFKVKVGLPTTG, from the coding sequence ATGAAATCTGATCGCAAGATTCAGTTGTATAGTTCCGAGTTCTACGCCGCCTGCACGCTGGGCGGCATCGTCGCCTGCGGCCCGACACACTCTGCGGTGACGCCTCTGGACCTCGTCAAGTGCCGGCTGCAGGTGGATCCGACGCTGTACCGGTCCAATCTGGACGGCTGGAAGACGATTGTGCGGAGGGAGGGGCTCGCAAAGGTGTTCACCGGCTTCGGCGCCACGGCGATCGGGTACTCGCTGCAGGGTGCGGGCAAATACGGCGGGTACGAGTTTTTCAAGCACCTGTACTCGCACAGCGTGGTGAGTGCGGAGACGGCGGCCCGGCACAGCACGCTGGTGTACCTGGCGGCGTCAGCCACCGCGGAGTTCATCGCGGACGTTATGCTGTGTCCCTTCGAGGCGATCAAGGTCAGACAGCAGACCTCGATGCCCCCGTACTGCAGCAACGTGTTCCAGGGCGTGTCGAAGCTGTTTGCAACCGAAGGCCTCGCGGGATTCTACAAGGGCATCGTGCCGCTGTGGTGCAGACAGATTCCGTACACAATGACGAAATTCACCGCGTTTGAGAAAATCGTTCAGGCGATCTACGCGCGGCTGCCCGCGCGTAAAAGCGAGATGTCTCCtctgcagcagatctcGGTCAGCTTTGCCGGCGGCTATTTAGCAGGGATACTCTGCGCCGTCGTCTCACAGCCTGCAGATGTGATGGTCTCGAAGATAAACAGCGAGAGGAAGCAGGGCGAGTCGATGGCGGAGGCGTCCCGGAGAATCTACAAGAGGATCGGGTTCAGCGGGCTGTGGAACGGGCTCCTGGTCAGAATCGTCATGATCGGCACGCTGACTAGCTTCCAGTGGCTGACCTACGACTCGTTCAAAGTCAAGGTCGGTCTGCCAACGACGGGCTAG